A genomic region of Manihot esculenta cultivar AM560-2 chromosome 15, M.esculenta_v8, whole genome shotgun sequence contains the following coding sequences:
- the LOC110600891 gene encoding cell wall / vacuolar inhibitor of fructosidase 1 has protein sequence MKNSKSLSSFFLLSMFLLITQFIVVQSDANLIAQTCKQTPYYDLCVRSLNSDPRSPSADVRGLALIMVDIVKARSTTTLNLIKQLLRKMPKLKIPLTDCAADYNAILTSSIPQAIEALKKGNAKFAEDGANSARQEAELCEANFNGKSPITKFSAAVRKSSAIAAAIIRLLL, from the coding sequence ATGAAGAATTCTAAATCCCTTTCTTCCTTCTTTCTATTGAGTATGTTTTTGCTGATAACGCAGTTCATAGTTGTGCAATCTGATGCCAATCTTATAGCTCAAACATGCAAGCAAACACCATATTACGATTTGTGTGTCAGAAGTCTCAACTCAGACCCCAGGAGCCCCAGTGCAGACGTTCGTGGGCTAGCGCTCATAATGGTCGATATAGTAAAAGCAAGATCAACCACCACACTAAACTTAATCAAACAACTACTTCGGAAGATGCCAAAACTAAAGATACCCTTGACTGATTGTGCTGCTGATTATAATGCAATTTTAACTTCATCTATCCCACAAGCAATTGAAGCTTTGAAGAAAGGTAATGCTAAATTTGCTGAAGATGGAGCCAACAGTGCTAGACAGGAGGCTGAGTTATGCGAAGCTAATTTTAATGGAAAATCACCTATCACCAAATTCAGTGCAGCTGTACGCAAAAGCTCAGCCATTGCTGCTGCCATTATCCGATTATTGCTTTGA